The Pempheris klunzingeri isolate RE-2024b chromosome 1, fPemKlu1.hap1, whole genome shotgun sequence genome includes a region encoding these proteins:
- the vat1l gene encoding synaptic vesicle membrane protein VAT-1 homolog-like, with protein MAKEGADMTEETEYMIDKNVGKESENVESSGDAKEMRAVILAGFGGLNKVRVTKKAMPELQDGEVKIRVKACGLNFLDLMVRQGTIDNPPKPPLVPGFECSGIVESVGENTTGFEIGDRVMAFVNYNAWAEVVCAPVDFVYKMPDEMSFAEAAAFSLNFVAAYMMLFEVANLREGMSVLVHSAGGGVGQAVAQLCSTVPNVTVFGIASCFKHAAIRDSVTHLFDRNADYMQEVKKISPEGVDIVLDSLCGENTGKGLSLLKPLGTYILYGASNMVTGETKSFFSFAKSWWQVEKVNPIKLYEENKVIAGFSLLNLLFKHGKSSLVKSVMDKLLCLYDQKKIKPVVDSLWALEEVKEAMQRIHDRGNIGKLILDVEKTPTPLMASDSTETSEAGEEEEEPEGDNDSKERMPFIH; from the exons ATGGCTAAAGAAGGAGCAGATATGACGGAGGAAACCGAGTACATGATAGACAAAAATGTGGGGAAAGAATCAGAAAACGTGGAATCGTCCGGCGATGCCAAAGAGATGCGAGCGGTGATACTGGCGGGGTTTGGAGGTCTCAACAAAGTGAGGGTGACCAAGAAGGCAATGCCCGAGCTCCAGGATGGTGAAGTGAAGATCCGCGTCAAAGCATG TGGCTTGAATTTCCTGGATCTGATGGTACGTCAGGGGACTATTGATAATCCTCCAAAACCTCCTCTTGTGCCTGGGTTTGAATGCTCTGGAATAGTAGAATCAGTGggtgaaaacacaacaggatTTGAG ATCGGTGACAGAGTTATGGCTTTCGTGAATTACAACGCCTGGGCAGAAGTTGTTTGCGCGCCGGTGGATTTTGTCTACAAGATGCCAGATGAAATGAGTTTTGCCGAGGCTGCTGCGTTTTCCCTGAACTTTGTGGCGGCCTATATGATGCTCTTTGAGGTTGCCAATTTGCGAGAGGGGATGTCAGTGTTGGTTCACTCAGCGGGAGGTGGTGTA GGTCAAGCGGTGGCTCAGCTGTGCTCCACTGTGCCTAATGTCACTGTGTTTGGGATCGCCTCATGTTTCAAACACGCAGCCATCAGAGACTCGGTGACTCACCTCTTTGACAGAAACGCTGATTATATGCAAGAGGTCAAAAA GATTTCTCCAGAGGGAGTGGACATCGTGTTGGACAGCCTGTGTGGGGAGAACACAGGGAAGGGCCTGAGTCTGCTGAAGCCTCTGGGAACTTACATCCTCTATG gcGCGTCAAACATGGTAACTGGGGAAACAAAGAGTTTCTTCAGCTTTGCAAAATCT TGGTGGCAGGTGGAGAAGGTGAACCCTATTAAACTGTATGAGGAGAACAAAGTTATAGCAGGATTTTCGCTCCTCAACCTCCTTTTCAAGCACGGGAAAAGTAGTCTTGTGAAATCAGTGATGGATAAACTCTTGTGTCTCTATGACCAAAAGAAGATCAAGCCGGTAGTGGACTCCCTATGGGCGCTGGAGGAG GTGAAAGAGGCCATGCAGAGAATTCATGACAGAGGCAACATAGGAAAACTCATTCTGGATGTGGAGAAGACTCCCACCCCTCTG ATGGCCAGTGACAGCACAGAGACCAGtgaagcaggagaggaagaagaggagcccGAGGGAGACAACGACAGCAAGGAGCGAATGCCTTTCATCCATTAA
- the bola3 gene encoding bolA-like protein 3 has product MLACRQSLSGTVASALRFLRSHQVVASGHVQRCLSTQTDGEVRIAKVLKEKFPSASSLKVVDISGGCGAMYEVHVESSEFKGKRTVQQHQLVNQALKDEIQGMHGLRIFTDVPKH; this is encoded by the exons ATGCTGGCTTGTAGGCAGAGTCTGAGCGGCACTGTGGCCTCTGCTCTCCGTTTCCTCCGCAGTCATCAA gtTGTTGCCTCTGGTCATGTGCAGAGGTGTTTGTCCACACAAACAGACGGAGAGGTCCGCATCGCGAAGGTGCTGAAGGAGAAGTTCCCGTCAGCCTCGTCTCTAAAAGTCGTGGACATATCAG GTGGTTGTGGGGCCATGTACGAGGTCCACGTAGAGTCCAGTGAGTTCAAAGGGAAAAGGACTGTTCAGCAGCACCAGTTAGTCAATCAG GCACTCAAGGATGAGATTCAAGGAATGCACGGACTGCGAATATTCACTGACGTTCCAAAACATTAG
- the LOC139203635 gene encoding polycystin-1-like protein 2: protein MESITFPTLTLVVVFLSGTCYAEEDPEALSCPEYREGFDGSCYEFVGLQRAFLSAQGWCERGGGHLAFILNDETQQFFQKHLEPEKDWWLGLAPAAPNLTLDAAATEGSLAWLDGSDISYNNWVNMPDAEAACGHILRHSGFQWEATGNCSQELNFICQFDSGRSIACDGQNATLQCGSGQVIEIDDSFYGRKTIHYCRSKLTAPPASPQEECSWIDVMDSVTAHCHGLQACQAPVDLNSFGEPCPVLGSYLSVEYRCKHGLHLLMSKLAAVFDNVTITVKWLLQPFQGNLTCSLNAGDGHTIDPYSPEEMESSVMHKFNHPGVFMVGVECSTSDWHVTAQRVITIQEPVGEFGVTECYSRNMSTGGTKCNALHGRPVWIQVMVVAGTNVSYTIQHEDRLVANSSVDRGITPHNITLSASEVENLGHGCHNLTLTASNKVTARTVSTDLELCVLEPVEGLQASVIAEGDECPDSTDLIIGVSLERGAPVELLFTLTGATDTLSETRDMLNSSLLTYTFSSPLEGLLKVKIRAMNAISASDVDVDLEKILQACQNYSNGSPDEHGDTVTNMSVNELKIKSSPDTVVDYTQNVTLSLTGTESLPTKGIAFEWKCKGNCKCKNKTTDETHVIEKDCLPSPFDIFQFTVTVRRATWFGKWVDLASAVTCITVAPEEFTDVTISCDNCTSLNLNDHVKLRLSCVTTCPDVVWYTEDPKPLTADLKQCYSEAGRRPPIEKQDGNTEYVVNSQQLKISRETLRNITVIAYGKEEPGFAKYTFPIPGPEPTEPDPSLLSCSISPLSGTVLDAFDITCKASSFCSTGCLYCLTTDTGKHLRCSNTQEVKSVFLPLGNKNNNYSLSVVVTVKNDYQQTTTNVSTQVRKSSSTTSVESLQSAVEDTVSQLELQGLLSGEALGQIFTSVSDMLNAEAGQDERDARTKLREQMLTKMTTVLLDSPSNTTQEVQVTARAVVGLTQRADELNPAAQEKAGSLLVDLSASLNTISVDQDDGEVAQAATPIVEAASNILNVSSNKKVSDFLLTGINNVQSALLMNKKQNGDPAIIDSGQISVYVNRVSPEKMQMLDINVEKNSASRFSFPTLPAHIVSTEEPVDVRMMSFETNPYSWREENITGAVGSVSLTRVNGSVIPVRNLPDEIEILLPRLDVGQESSTVLDLANFSTLIIDVPSPDVTLVLKMEPSEDISFMLFLGYKDYPDDENYVAKTQFPQENSKEEEKHTWVLSPKDRTGDVGVHYLLMKPIVEPGVKSINATVTVTSIAAQCKYWNESESSWSEDGCRVSKKKKEKEKTHPQCLTGWISFFLSSGFFSLVFLQVGPLTTPLITQCLCNHLTFFGSSFFVMPNLVDVSRTAELFSTFTKNPVVVCFVGAIFAVYLMVVVWARWKDIQDSAKVKITVLEDNDPLAEYRYMLNFSTGHRHGASTSSQVTITLMGMEGESEPHHLTDHEKPVFERGGVDMFLLTTHFSLGDLQSIRLWHDNSGAHPAWYVNKVMVQDLETGQKWHFLCNSWLAVDVGECALDKVFPVATEMDLKRFSNLFFMKTAKDFRDGHIWFSVISRPPCSTFTRVQRVSCCFSLLLCTMLTSIMFWGIPIDPSEQTMDLGHIEFTWQQVMIGVQSSIIMFPINLLIVSIFRNTRPPEKATKADTSKQGKTGRVCPSQTSSPEKKLKDITPDTVIKDIKRIAQSLSKAMKSPLPALDLQAGQQADINMLLSLVEDIIRQQNAAAGDFYTDASKRDHSMILSLRAVNLQETSLCGSPEKISDEVQKKSNNSRYLYRQLRHVEKELSLLGPSRFPNPDSYNRAMQQVQGMKGLLEYRVHSSSLEGEQLAASPSPEESINGDSTKKCCQGGLPWWFVFVGWILVIATSGVSGYFTMMYGLTYGKDRSISWLISMLVSFFESLFITQPLKVLGFAAFFALVLKKVDQEEYGEPQVDDSLRNTDDPDAVCAARRDSTCSFYQPPPPTDIERMRNNMIKEQKVFALIKEILAYMGFMWMLLLVAYGQRDPNAYFLTQHIRQSFSKGISDSMSIQDVFSWANTSLLSNLFGEHPGFITDGNSKLVGNARLRQVRVHKNSCYVAPSMQQSELDCHAPYSWELEDMGSYGPSWGPFVGDNTSATHRSPWAYQSQGKLRAYPIWGSVALYRGGGFVVDLGPDLHESSRSLQYLYDNTWFDVYTQAMFVEFTVYNANVNLFCIVTLVLETTAIGAFQFRSELQSVRLYQSTGGLHIFVMASEAIYFLFIIYYMFVQGKLMKQQRWAYFRSKWNLLELAIIILSWSALSIFIKRTLLGNRDMEYYQNHKDQFASFHETAKADAVLGYLIAFLVLLATIKLWHLLRLNPKLHMITATLQRAWTDISGFLVVMTIMFLAYSIASNLMYGWKLYSYRTLLDAAQTIVSLQLGIFNYEEVLNYNPVLGAFLIGSCIVFMTFVVLNLFISVILVAFSQEQIHHEPSEEDEIVDLMLMKLCSLFGLKCKKQGDSCLTEKPAVSSASNHGLSTISAGNVHKG, encoded by the exons ATGGAAAGCATCACTTTCCCCACACTGACTTTGGTGGTTGTCTTCCTCAGCGGGACTTGCTATGCTGAGGAGGATCCAGAGGCGCTCTCCTGCCCAGAGTATCGGGAGGGTTTTGACGGCTCTTGCTATGAGTTTGTGGGTCTGCAGCGAGCCTTCCTCAGTGCCCAGGGGTGGTGTGAGCGAGGCGGGGGACACCTAGCCTTCATCCTAAATGATGAGACGCAGCAGTTCTTTCAGAAGCACCTGGAGCCGGAGAAGGACTGGTGGCTCGGGCTGGCACCTGCAGCTCCAAACCTCACGCTCGACGCTGCTGCCACTGAGG GTTCCCTTGCGTGGCTGGATGGCTCAGATATCAGCTACAATAACTGGGTGAACATGCCGGATGCAGAAGCAGCCTGTGGACATATCCTGAGACATTCAGGCTTCCAGTGGGAGGCCACAGGGAACTGTAGCCAGGAACTCAACTTCATTTGCCAGTTTG aTTCTGGGAGGTCTATCGCATGCGATGGCCAAAATGCAACATTGCAGTGTGGTTCTGGTCAAGTTATAGAGATAGACGACAGCTTCTATGGTCGAAAAACAATTCACTACTGCCGATCCAAACTTACAGCCCCGCCTGCTTCCCCCCAGGAGGAGTGCAGCTGGATAGATGTGATGGATTCTGTAACAG CCCATTGTCATGGACTGCAGGCCTGCCAGGCTCCAGTGGATCTGAACTCTTTTGGTGAACCATGTCCTGTGCTGGGGAGTTACCTGTCTGTAGAGTACCGCTGCAAACATG GACTCCACTTGCTGATGAGCAAGCTGGCAGCCGTGTTTGATAATGTCACCATCACTGTGAAGTGGCTCCTTCAACCTTTTCAGGGAAACCTCACATGCTCACTGAATGCCGGAGACGGCCACACCATTGATCCATACAGCCCAGAGGA GATGGAGAGCAGTGTGATGCACAAATTCAACCATCCCGGCGTTTTCATGGTGGGAGTGGAGTGCTCCACCAGTGACTGGCATGTTACAGCCCAGAGAGTCATAACCATTCAGGAGCCTGTTGGAGAGTTTGGTGTCACTGAGTGCTATAGCAGGAATATGTCTACAGGTGGCACTAAATGCAATGCACTTCATGGTAGGCCTGTCTGGATTCAGGTTATGGTCGTGGCAG gTACAAATGTGTCCTACACGATTCAGCATGAAGACCGTTTGGTTGCAAACTCGTCAGTGGACAGAGGGATCACACCCCACAACATTACACTGAGCGCAAGCGAGGTGGAGAATCTTGGGCACGGCTGCCACAACCTGACTCTGACTGCCTCTAACAAGGTCACAGCCCGCACAGTGTCCACGGATctggagctgtgtgtgctggagcCTGTTGAGGGCCTGCAGGCCTCAGTGATAGCAGAGGGAGACGAGTGTCCAGATTCTACTGATCTCATCATTGGTGTTTCGTTGGAGAGAGGGGCCCCTGTGGAGCTGCTCTTCACTCTGACTGGAGCCACAGACACTCTGTCTGAGACCAGAGACATGCTTAATTCTAGCTTACTGACTTATACTTTCTCCAGCCCACTTGAAG GATTGTTGAAGGTGAAAATACGAGCCATGAACGCCATCTCTGCCTCTGATGTGGACGTAGATTTAGAGAAAATACTTCAGGCTTGCCAGAACTACTCCAACGGTTCTCCTGATGAACATGGAGACACA GTAACTAATATGAGTGTCAATGAgttgaaaataaaatccagTCCAGACACTGTGGTTGATTACACTCAGAATGTCACACTGAGCCTAACTGGGACTGAATCATTACCCACCAAAGGAATCGCATTTGAATGGAAATGTA AGGGAAActgcaaatgcaaaaacaaaacaactgatGAAACTCATGTTATTGAAAAAGATTGTCTTCCAAGCCCCTTTGATATTTTCCAATTCACTGTAACTGTGAGGAGAGCAACCTGGTTTGGGAAATGGGTTGACCTCGCTTCAGCTGTAACGTGCATCACTGTTGCGCCGGAGGAATTCACAGATGTCACCATCAG TTGTGATAATTGCACTTCGTTAAACTTGAACGACCATGTAAAGCTTAGACTGAGCTGTGTGACAACTTGCCCAGATGTAGTTTGGTACACTGAGGATCCCAAACCCTTGACG GCTGACCTCAAACAATGTTACTCCGAAGCAGGAAGAAGGCCGCCTATTGAGAAGCAAGATGGCAACACTGAATATGTCGTAAATAGCCAACAACTGAAAATTTCAAGGGAGACATTGCGCAATATCACTGTGATCGCTTATG gaAAGGAAGAGCCTGGTTTTGCCAAATACACTTTTCCAATACCAGGCCCCGAGCCAACTGAACCAGACCCCAGCCTGCTCTCCTGCAGCATCTCTCCGCTGTCAGGAACAGTCCTTGATGCTTTTGACATCACATGCAAAGCGAGCTCTTTCTGCTCTACAGGCTGTTTATATTGCCTCACAACGGACACGG GCAAACATCTACGCTGCAGTaacacacaggaggtgaaatctGTCTTCCTGCCTCTGGGAAATAAGAACAACAATTACAGCTTGTCTGTTGTGGTGACTGTGAAAAACGATTATCAACAAACCACCACTAATGTCTCCACTCAG GTACGGAAAAGCAGCTCCACTACCTCTGTGGAGTCTCTCCAATCTGCAGTGGAGGACACTGTGAGTCAGTTAGAGCTGCAGGGTCTGCTCTCTGGTGAGGCACTCGGACAAATATTTACTTCAGTCTCTGATATGCTGAATGCAGAGGCCGGCCAAGACGAGAGGGATGCGAGGACGAAG CTCAGAGAGCAAATGCTGaccaaaatgaccacagttCTGCTGGACTCACCCAGCAACACAACTCAGGAAGTGCAAGTGACGGCCAGAGCTGTGGTTGGACTCACCCAGCGCGCAGACGAGCTCAATCCTGCCGCTCAA GAAAAGGCGGGTTCATTGTTGGTAGACCTCAGCGCCTCCCTCAACACTATCAGTGTTGATCAGGATGATGGAGAAGTTGCGCAAGCTGCTACACCAATAGTTGAAGCAGCCAGtaatattttgaatgtttcatCAAAT AAAAAAGTCTCAGATTTTCTCCTCACTGGGATAAACAATGTTCAGAGTGCTTTGCTGATGAACAAAAAGCAGAACGGAGACCCTGCTATCATTGATTCTGGTCAGATCAGCGTGTATGTCAACAG AGTGTCTCCAGAAAAGATGCAAATGCTGGATATAAATGTTGAGAAAAACAGCGCCTCGAGATTTTCCTTCCCCACATTGCCCGCTCATATCGTCTCCACAGAGGAGCCAGTGGATGTCAGA ATGATGAGTTTTGAGACCAATCCATATTCTTggagggaggaaaacatcacAGGAGCTGTAGgatctgtctctctcaccaGAGTGAATGGCTCTGTCATTCCTGTAAGGAACTTACCTGACGAGATAGAG ATTCTCCTACCGAGGCTTGACGTTGGGCAAGAGAGCAGTACAGTCCTGGACCTTGCCAATTTCAGCACATTAATAATTGACGTTCCCTCGCCGGATGTAACACTGGTGCTGAAAATGGAGCCGTCTGAGGACATTTCCTTCATGCTATTCCTGGGATATAAAGATTATCCAGATGATGAGAATTATGTAGCCAAGACTCAGTTCCCTCAAGAGAATTCCAAAGAAG aggaaaaacataCTTGGGTGCTGAGTCCTAAAGACAGAACCGGGGATGTTGGAGTGCACTACCTCCTTATGAAGCCCATTGTAGAGCCAGGCGTCAAATCCATCAAtgccactgtcactgtcacttccATTGCTGCCCAATGCAAATACTGGAATGAATCTGAGTCTTCTTGGAGCGAAGATGGCTGTAgggtgagtaaaaaaaaaaaagaaaaagaaaaaacacatccacAGTG TCTGACTGGctggatttctttctttctttcttctggctttttttcccttgtttttttGCAGGTCGGTCCGCTTACCACGCCTTTGATCACTCAGTGCCTCTGTAACCACTTGACTTTCTTTGGCAGCTCTTTCTTTGTCATGCCAAACTTGGTGGATGTGTCGCGCACCGCAGAACTTTTCTCCACATTCACTAAGAATCCTGTGGTGGTGTGTTTCGTGGGGGCCATCTTTGCTGTGTATCTCATGGTGGTTGTATGGGCACGGTGGAAGGATATCCAAGACTCAGCCAAG GTCAAGATAACAGTGCTTGAAGATAATGACCCCTTAGCTGAGTATCGATATATGCTGAATTTCAGCACAGGACATCGACATGGTGCATCCACCTCCTCTCAG GTGACGATAACTCTGATGGGCatggagggagaaagtgagCCCCACCACCTGACAGACCACGAGAAGCCGGTGTTTGAGAGGGGCGGGGTGGACATGTTTCTGCTGACTACACACTTTTCCCTCGGAGATCTGCAGAGCATCAGGCTGTGGCACGACAACTCAGGAGCACACCCAGCGTG GTATGTAAACAAAGTAATGGTGCAGGATCTGGAGACCGGTCAGAAATGGCACTTCCTCTGCAACTCTTGGCTGGCTGTAGATGTAGGAGAGTGCGCGCTTGACAAGGTCTTTCCAGTCGCCACAGAGATGGATTTGAAGAGGTTTAG TAACCTGTTCTTCATGAAGACAGCCAAAGATTTCCGTGACGGCCACATCTGGTTCTCTGTCATCAGTCGGCCTCCCTGCAGCACTTTCACACGTGTGCAGCGAGTGTCCTGCTGTTTTTCCCTTCTGCTGTGCACAATGCTGACCAGCATCATGTTTTGGGGCATCCCCATTGACCCCTCTGAGCAGACCATGGACCTGG GTCACATCGAGTTCACCTGGCAACAGGTCATGATTGGAGTTCAAAGTTCAATCATCATGTTTCCCATCAATCTCCTTATTGTGAGTATCTTCAGAAACACTCGCCCTCCAGAAAAGGCCACCAAAGCAGACACGTCGAAACAGGGGAAGACTGGTCGGGTTTGTCCCTCACAGACTTCTTCCCCTGAGAAAAAGCTGAAGGACATCACACCAGACACTGTGATCAAG GACATAAAGAGAATTGCTCAGTCACTCTCTAAGGCCATGAAGAGTCCGCTGCCTGCCCTGGATCTCCAGGCCGGTCAGCAGGCAGACATCAACATGCTGCTGTCTCTGGTGGAGGACATCATCAGACAGCAGAACGCAGCAGCCGGAGACTTCTACACCGACGCCTCCAAGAGGGACCACTCCATGATCCTCAGCTTACGTGCAGTTAATCTACAAG AAACCAGTTTGTGTGGGAGCCCTGAGAAGATTTCAGATGAAGTTCAGAAGAAGAGCAACAACAGCAGATACCTGTACAGGCAGCTGCGACATGTTGAGAAGGAGCTGAGTTTGTTGGGACCTTCCCGTTTTCCAAACCCAGACAGCTACAACCGAGCCATGCAGCAAGTTCAGGGAATGAAGGGTCTCCTGGAGTACCGTGTCCACTCGTCCAGCCTGGAAGGAGAGCAGCTCGCGGCCAGCCCCAGTCCAGAAGAGAGCATCAACGGAGACTCCACCAAGAAGTGCTGTCAAGGAGGGCTGCCATggtggtttgtgtttgttggctGGATACTGGTGATTGCAACCAGTGGTGTGTCGGGATATTTCACCATGATGTACGGACTGACGTACGGGAAAGACCGCTCCATAAGCTGGCTTATCTCCATGCTGGTCTCCTTCTTTGAGAGTCTCTTTATTACTCAGCCTCTGAAG GTTCTGGGTTTCGCTGCTTTCTTTGCTCTTGTCCTGAAGAAAGTTGACCAGGAGGAGTATGGAGAGCCTCAGGTAGATGACAGTCTGAGAAACACAG ACGATCCTGATGCGGTGTGTGCTGCAAGAAGAGACAGCACATGCAGTTTCTATCAACCGCCACCCCCCACTGACATCGAGAGGATGAGAAACAACATGATTAAAGAGCAGAAAGTCTTTGCCCTCATAAAGGAGATTCTTG CCTACATGGGATTTATGTGGATGCTGCTCCTGGTGGCGTACGGTCAGAGGGACCCCAATGCTTACTTTCTGACCCAACACATTCGACAGAGCTTCAGCAAAGGGATCTCAGACAGTATGAGTATTCAGGATGTGTTCAGCTGGGCAAACACAAGTCTGCTGAGCAACCTGTTTGGAGAGCACCCAG GATTCATCACAGATGGAAACTCCAAGCTGGTGGGTAACGCTCGTCTTCGCCAGGTGAGGGTGCATAAAAACTCCTGCTATGTGGCTCCATCCATGCAGCAGTCTGAGCTGGACTGTCACGCTCCGTACTCTTGGGAATTGGAGGACATGGGCTCCTATGGTCCAAGCTGGGGGCCCTTTGTGGGTGATAACACCTCAGCGACCCATCGCAGCCCGTGGGCGTACCAGTCCCAGGGCAAACTGAGGGCCTACCCTATCTGGGGCAGTGTGGCGCtctacagaggaggagggtttGTGGTGGATCTGGGGCCAGATTTACACGAATCTAGCAG ATCTCTTCAGTACCTGTATGACAACACCTGGTTTGATGTGTACACCCAAGCAATGTTTGTGGAGTTCACAGTGTACAACGCCAACGTCAACCTCTTCTGCATCGTCACACTCGTGCTGGAGACCACAGCTATAG GAGCTTTCCAGTTCCGCAGTGAGCTTCAGAGTGTGCGTCTTTACCAGTCGACGGGCGGTCTTCACATCTTTGTCATGGCCTCTGAAGCCATCtacttcctcttcatcatctatTACATGTTTGTCCAG GGAAAGCTGATGAAGCAGCAGAGATGGGCTTATTTCAGGAGTAAGTGGAACCTGCTCGAGCTGGCCATTATCATTCTCAGCTGGAGTGCCTTGTCCATCTTCATCAAGAGGACTTTACTGGGAAACAGGGACATGGAGTACTACCAGAACCACAAAGACCA ATTCGCCAGTTTCCATGAGACAGCCAAGGCCGATGCAGTGCTGGGGTATCTGATTGCTTTCCTGGTGCTGCTGGCTACAATCAAACTGTGGCACCTGCTGAGACTGAATCCAAAGCTGCACATGATCACAGCCACGCTGCAGCGAGCATGGACTGATATTTCAGGCTTCCTGGTGGTCATGACCATCATGTTCCTGGCCTACTCCATTGCT TCTAACCTGATGTATGGGTGGAAGCTATACTCTTATAGGACTCTGCTGGATGCTGCACAGACAATAGTCAGCCTGCAGCTTGGCATTTTTAACTATGAAGAG GTTCTGAATTACAATCCAGTTCTTGGTGCTTTCCTCATCGGTTCCTGCATTGTGTTCATGACCTTTGTGGTGCTGAACCTATTCATCTCTGTCATTCTGGTGGCATTCAGTCAGGAGCAGATACATCACGAG CCATCAGAAGAGGATGAGATTGTGGACCTGATGCTGATGAAActctgcagtttgtttggaCTCAAATGTAAGAAACAAGGCGACAGCTGCCTCACTGAGAAGCCAGCTGTTTCATCTGCTTCGAATCATGGACTGTCAACAATTTCTGCTGGGAATGTTCATAAGGGTTGA